Proteins found in one Amycolatopsis aidingensis genomic segment:
- a CDS encoding histidine kinase, which yields MSQSPNQLTSRLTAALQWLGLPGIVLAAALLCDLVIIFSAATDHIGVPSADLVLLPGILALSACALWARSQPVTATFAGAAVLVVSSLLIVLGDGAPYTALLSTISFAETVAGFELVIYCVRTARGGVAFAGVATLVTACLLAIVVRSEGAMLVRRVDSVQTIVAGLVLLIVAVVAGIQLRKPQTRQEPGLVAGLLRSQWPLIGALSLLLFLEMYAVASAELRTLPVLLCSVTAAACAVLATRYPMRSGLGLVLIMLLSALVSWQLPGDGYTTATGMPMSQIGAGGVAVVLLVRYLQPARAWTVIGLMSAVVALAALLNSSAGLPYPNVDGLRALAVAAVLTLGVAVATGLFFRSRDSERTQVMQAAVTDAQTSERMALARELHDVVAHHVTGIVVQAQAAKMVAKQNPMVVVDALERIETAGTDALTAMRRLVRSMRGDTPAGSSEFSEQATTDLAADLRKLVDAAQHGVPVELELDLPPGLPQEVARSALRLVQESLTNVGKHAATATRITVSARVERGQLHIRVSDDGRHEPQRPVGGSGGYGLVGMRERVELLRGRLSAGPGPDGGWLVEAWLPLEGTE from the coding sequence GTGTCCCAGTCGCCGAACCAGCTGACAAGCAGGCTCACCGCCGCGTTGCAGTGGCTCGGCCTGCCCGGCATCGTGCTGGCGGCCGCGCTGCTGTGTGACCTAGTGATCATCTTCTCCGCCGCCACCGACCACATCGGCGTCCCCTCGGCGGACCTGGTGCTGCTGCCCGGCATCCTGGCGCTGTCCGCCTGCGCGCTGTGGGCCCGCAGCCAGCCGGTGACGGCCACCTTCGCCGGGGCGGCGGTGCTGGTCGTGTCCAGCCTCCTGATCGTGCTGGGAGACGGAGCGCCGTACACGGCGCTGCTGTCCACCATCTCCTTCGCCGAGACGGTCGCCGGCTTCGAGCTGGTGATCTACTGTGTGCGCACCGCCCGCGGCGGGGTGGCCTTCGCCGGCGTCGCGACCCTGGTGACGGCCTGCCTGCTGGCGATCGTGGTCCGCTCCGAAGGGGCCATGCTGGTGCGGCGGGTCGACAGCGTGCAGACCATCGTGGCCGGGCTGGTGCTGCTGATCGTGGCCGTGGTGGCCGGTATCCAGCTCCGCAAGCCGCAGACCCGGCAGGAGCCCGGGCTGGTCGCCGGCCTGCTGCGCAGCCAGTGGCCGCTGATCGGGGCGCTCTCCCTGCTGCTGTTCCTGGAGATGTACGCCGTCGCCTCCGCCGAGCTGCGCACCCTGCCGGTGCTGCTGTGCTCGGTGACCGCGGCGGCCTGCGCGGTGCTGGCCACGCGCTACCCGATGCGGTCCGGGCTCGGGCTGGTGCTGATCATGCTGCTGTCCGCGCTGGTGTCCTGGCAGCTGCCCGGCGACGGTTACACCACAGCCACCGGCATGCCGATGAGCCAGATCGGGGCAGGGGGTGTGGCGGTGGTGCTGCTGGTGCGGTACCTGCAGCCGGCGCGGGCCTGGACCGTGATCGGGCTGATGTCCGCGGTGGTGGCGCTGGCCGCGCTGCTCAACTCCAGCGCGGGCCTGCCCTATCCGAATGTGGACGGGCTGCGTGCGCTGGCCGTCGCCGCCGTGCTGACGCTGGGCGTCGCGGTGGCCACCGGGTTGTTCTTCCGGTCAAGGGACTCGGAGCGAACCCAGGTGATGCAGGCCGCGGTCACCGACGCGCAGACCTCGGAACGGATGGCGCTGGCCCGCGAGCTGCACGATGTGGTCGCGCATCACGTCACCGGGATCGTGGTGCAGGCGCAGGCCGCGAAGATGGTGGCCAAGCAGAACCCCATGGTCGTGGTGGACGCGCTGGAACGGATCGAGACCGCCGGCACCGACGCACTCACCGCCATGCGCAGGCTGGTGCGCAGCATGCGCGGGGACACGCCCGCCGGCAGCAGCGAGTTCAGCGAGCAGGCCACCACCGACCTTGCCGCGGACCTGCGCAAGCTGGTCGACGCCGCGCAGCATGGGGTACCGGTGGAGCTGGAGCTCGATCTGCCACCAGGGCTACCGCAGGAGGTCGCCCGTTCCGCGCTGCGGCTGGTGCAGGAGTCGCTGACCAACGTCGGCAAGCACGCCGCCACCGCCACCAGGATCACGGTGTCGGCCAGGGTGGAACGCGGGCAGCTGCACATCCGGGTGAGCGACGACGGCAGGCACGAGCCGCAGCGACCGGTCGGTGGCTCGGGAGGCTACGGTCTGGTGGGTATGCGCGAACGGGTCGAACTGCTGCGGGGACGGCTGTCCGCGGGGCCGGGACCGGATGGTGGCTGGCTGGTCGAGGCGTGGTTACCGCTGGAAGGAACAGAGTGA
- a CDS encoding response regulator produces MIRVLIADDQDMVRTGFRMILDAQEDIEVVADVPDGVEAVRKARELRPDVCLLDIRMPGMDGLAVTKQLAGPDVADPIKVVVVTTFDLDEYVHTALRNGASGFLLKDAGPALLIEAVRAAERGDALVSPQITVRLLRHFDGPAPSRDTEEPSEPLTARELDVVRATARGLTNTEIGAELYLSLSTVKTHLASVQSKIDARNRVEIAAWAWRSGLMAD; encoded by the coding sequence GTGATACGGGTACTGATCGCCGACGACCAGGACATGGTCCGGACCGGGTTCCGGATGATCCTCGACGCGCAGGAGGACATCGAGGTCGTCGCCGATGTGCCGGACGGGGTCGAGGCCGTGCGCAAGGCACGGGAGCTGCGGCCGGACGTCTGTCTGCTGGACATCCGGATGCCGGGGATGGACGGCCTCGCGGTGACCAAACAGCTGGCCGGGCCGGACGTCGCCGACCCGATCAAGGTGGTCGTGGTCACCACCTTCGACCTGGACGAGTACGTGCACACCGCGTTGCGCAACGGGGCAAGCGGGTTCCTGCTGAAGGACGCGGGCCCGGCGCTGCTGATCGAGGCGGTCCGCGCGGCCGAGCGCGGGGACGCGCTGGTGTCCCCGCAGATCACCGTGCGGCTGCTGCGGCATTTCGACGGCCCGGCGCCGAGCAGGGACACCGAGGAGCCGAGCGAGCCGCTCACCGCGCGGGAGCTGGATGTGGTGCGGGCCACGGCACGCGGGCTCACCAACACCGAGATCGGTGCCGAGCTGTATCTCTCGCTCTCCACGGTGAAGACCCACCTCGCCTCGGTGCAGTCGAAGATCGACGCCAGGAACCGGGTGGAGATCGCGGCCTGGGCCTGGCGATCCGGGTTGATGGCGGACTGA
- a CDS encoding amidohydrolase family protein has translation MPALRLRAPIVLPADPACSVLRDAVVDVDESGRIVHCGPYAAAPQTAAGAQLRNLRGMLLPGLVNAHAHSPMVLLRGLGGDLPLLRWLHEVIWPAEARLRPEDVGAGMLLGSVEMLRHGVTTSAEMYFHAEQMAESVLSTGARVLLGSPIIDLPGLDPSAMIAATERWIDADGLRFGPGDRVEICYAPHSAYMLPVEALRKIADSAGERDALVHIHVAEAATEDESQRAEYGSVPRLLEQVGLLAGRLLAAHGVHLSDSDIALLARHGTGVAHCPGSNAKLASGIAPLSQLRAAAIPVGLGTDGPASNDDLDLWEEIQLAAMFSRLATQDSTALTAGQALLLATRGGAEALGRTDIGALEPGRWADVVHIDVDQPAFATGLDVPDEALLANLVWAAGSRRVSEVWVAGEQVVADGESTRVDRAAAQAGVASAAARLRA, from the coding sequence ATGCCTGCGCTTCGCCTCCGTGCCCCGATCGTACTGCCAGCCGATCCCGCCTGCTCCGTGTTACGCGATGCCGTGGTGGACGTGGACGAATCCGGCCGTATCGTCCACTGTGGACCTTATGCAGCCGCGCCGCAGACCGCGGCGGGCGCCCAGTTGCGGAACCTGCGGGGAATGCTGCTGCCCGGACTGGTGAACGCGCATGCGCACAGCCCGATGGTGCTGCTGCGCGGCCTCGGCGGAGACCTGCCGCTGCTGCGCTGGCTGCACGAGGTGATCTGGCCAGCCGAGGCCCGGCTGCGGCCGGAGGACGTCGGCGCCGGGATGCTGCTCGGCTCGGTGGAGATGCTCCGGCACGGGGTGACCACCAGCGCGGAGATGTACTTCCACGCCGAGCAGATGGCCGAATCCGTGCTGTCCACCGGTGCGCGGGTGCTACTCGGCTCGCCGATCATCGACCTGCCCGGCCTCGACCCCTCCGCGATGATCGCCGCCACCGAACGGTGGATCGATGCGGACGGGCTGCGGTTCGGGCCCGGCGACCGGGTGGAGATCTGCTACGCGCCGCACTCGGCGTACATGCTGCCGGTCGAGGCACTGCGGAAGATCGCGGACTCGGCGGGGGAACGCGACGCACTGGTGCATATCCACGTGGCCGAGGCGGCCACCGAGGACGAAAGCCAGCGCGCCGAGTACGGCTCGGTTCCCCGGCTGCTGGAGCAGGTCGGCCTGCTGGCTGGCAGGCTGCTGGCGGCGCACGGGGTGCACCTTTCCGACTCCGATATCGCACTGCTCGCCCGGCACGGCACCGGAGTCGCGCACTGCCCCGGCTCGAACGCCAAGCTGGCCTCCGGAATCGCCCCGCTGTCCCAGCTGCGGGCGGCCGCGATCCCGGTCGGACTCGGCACCGACGGGCCCGCCAGCAACGACGACCTTGACCTGTGGGAGGAGATCCAGCTGGCCGCCATGTTCAGCCGTCTGGCCACTCAGGACTCGACCGCGCTGACCGCGGGGCAGGCACTGCTGCTGGCCACCCGTGGCGGCGCGGAGGCGTTGGGCCGCACCGACATCGGCGCGCTGGAGCCCGGCCGTTGGGCGGATGTCGTGCATATCGACGTGGACCAGCCCGCCTTCGCGACCGGCCTGGACGTACCGGACGAGGCGCTGCTGGCGAACCTGGTGTGGGCGGCGGGCTCGCGCCGGGTGAGTGAGGTCTGGGTCGCCGGTGAGCAGGTGGTGGCCGATGGCGAGTCCACCAGGGTGGACCGGGCCGCGGCGCAGGCCGGGGTGGCCTCCGCCGCGGCCCGGCTGCGGGCCTGA
- a CDS encoding alkene reductase yields the protein MTTLFDSYRLGDLVLPNRVVMAPMTRVRAADGGLATASMATYYAQRASAGLIVSEGVQPSLIGQSNPGTPGLHTDEQVAAWRPVTAAVHANGGRIVAQIMHGGRVSHPDTIGTQPAGPSAVPAAGEVFTPDGPKPAPMPRAMETAEVPEHALSYAQAARRAVAAGFDGVELHGANGYLISQFLSSNANLRTDRYGGSVRNRIRFAVEAASATVEAVGGARTGIRLSPGGTFWGVAETDVPQLYTALLSELARLEVGYVHLEATFDEDVLLDLRRAWPGTLIMNPVVPMGPKQTGRAEADHWLGLGADLISFGRAFIANPDLVERLRNALPLAPVDEAGYYQGGDVGYLTYPAYQYSA from the coding sequence GTGACGACCCTTTTCGACAGCTACCGGCTCGGCGACCTGGTGCTGCCCAACCGCGTGGTGATGGCCCCGATGACCAGGGTCCGGGCCGCCGACGGCGGCCTGGCCACCGCCTCGATGGCGACGTACTACGCCCAGCGGGCCAGCGCAGGGCTGATCGTGTCGGAGGGGGTACAGCCGAGCCTGATCGGGCAGTCCAACCCGGGTACGCCAGGTCTGCACACCGATGAGCAGGTGGCCGCATGGCGTCCGGTGACCGCGGCCGTGCACGCCAACGGCGGGCGCATCGTCGCCCAGATCATGCATGGCGGACGGGTCTCGCATCCGGACACCATCGGGACGCAGCCCGCAGGTCCCTCCGCCGTGCCCGCGGCCGGCGAGGTGTTCACCCCGGACGGGCCCAAGCCCGCACCGATGCCACGGGCCATGGAAACCGCCGAGGTGCCCGAGCATGCCCTGTCCTATGCCCAGGCCGCCCGCCGGGCCGTCGCAGCCGGCTTCGACGGGGTGGAGCTGCATGGCGCCAACGGCTACCTGATCTCGCAGTTCCTTTCCTCGAACGCCAACCTGCGCACGGACCGCTACGGCGGCTCGGTACGCAACCGGATCCGGTTCGCCGTCGAGGCGGCGTCCGCGACCGTCGAGGCCGTCGGCGGGGCCAGGACCGGCATCCGACTCTCCCCCGGCGGGACGTTCTGGGGTGTCGCGGAGACCGACGTCCCGCAGCTGTACACCGCGCTGCTGAGCGAGCTGGCTCGCCTCGAGGTGGGCTATGTCCATCTCGAAGCCACCTTCGACGAGGATGTGCTGCTCGACCTGCGCCGGGCCTGGCCGGGCACGCTCATCATGAACCCGGTCGTGCCGATGGGGCCGAAGCAGACCGGGCGGGCCGAAGCGGATCACTGGCTCGGCCTTGGCGCGGACCTGATCAGCTTCGGCCGCGCCTTTATCGCCAACCCCGATCTGGTCGAGCGGCTGCGCAACGCGCTCCCGCTCGCTCCGGTCGACGAGGCGGGCTACTACCAGGGCGGGGACGTCGGCTACCTGACCTACCCGGCCTACCAGTACTCGGCCTGA
- a CDS encoding MerR family transcriptional regulator: MRIGELASRGGVSVRSLRYYEEQGLLTSTRSAGGQRHYTADKVERVRFIQRLYAAGLSSHTIAELLPCVDSPSEENTEAALERMAQERDRLSEHIASLIHTRDALDELMAANRAHRESLRTGGGAPARF; this comes from the coding sequence ATGCGTATCGGGGAGCTGGCGTCCAGGGGCGGGGTCAGCGTCCGGTCCCTGCGGTACTACGAGGAGCAGGGCCTGCTCACCAGTACCCGGAGCGCGGGCGGGCAGCGGCACTACACGGCCGACAAGGTCGAGCGGGTCAGGTTCATCCAGCGGCTGTACGCCGCGGGCCTTTCCAGCCACACCATCGCCGAACTGCTGCCGTGTGTCGACTCGCCGAGCGAGGAGAACACCGAAGCCGCGCTGGAACGAATGGCACAGGAACGCGACCGGCTGTCCGAGCACATCGCCAGCCTCATCCACACCAGGGACGCGCTGGACGAGCTGATGGCCGCGAACCGGGCGCACCGGGAAAGTTTGCGGACAGGCGGAGGGGCCCCGGCGAGGTTCTAG
- a CDS encoding SDR family oxidoreductase, whose translation MGEDPLALVTGASRGIGAAVAQALAPTHRLLLGGRDTDALAEQAARLPAARPWAVDLADPDAVQTAAAEIDRLEVLVHSAGVARLGTVQQAGAQAWRDNLEVNLVAVAELTRLLLPALRAARGHVVVLNSGAGLNARPGWGPYAASKFAVRAFADALRAEEEGSGLRVTSVYPGRTDTEMQRAVVAGEGGEYDPERFLRPESVAEAVRTAVTASPDAHLTELVLRPRPAPY comes from the coding sequence ATGGGAGAAGATCCACTCGCGCTGGTGACCGGCGCGTCCCGGGGTATCGGGGCGGCGGTCGCGCAGGCGCTGGCGCCGACCCACCGGCTGCTGCTCGGCGGGCGGGACACCGACGCGCTCGCCGAGCAGGCCGCCAGGCTGCCAGCAGCCCGGCCCTGGGCCGTCGACCTGGCCGACCCGGACGCGGTGCAAACGGCCGCGGCCGAGATCGACCGGCTGGAGGTGCTGGTGCACTCCGCCGGGGTGGCCCGGCTGGGCACCGTGCAGCAGGCGGGCGCCCAGGCGTGGCGGGACAACCTCGAGGTCAACCTGGTCGCCGTGGCCGAGCTGACCCGGCTGCTGCTGCCCGCCCTGCGTGCCGCGCGCGGGCATGTGGTGGTGCTCAACTCCGGCGCCGGGCTGAACGCGCGGCCGGGCTGGGGCCCGTATGCGGCCAGCAAGTTCGCGGTCCGGGCCTTCGCCGACGCGCTGCGCGCCGAGGAGGAGGGCAGCGGGCTGCGGGTCACCTCGGTCTACCCCGGCCGCACCGACACCGAGATGCAGCGGGCCGTGGTCGCCGGTGAGGGTGGGGAGTACGACCCGGAACGCTTCCTGCGCCCCGAGTCGGTGGCCGAGGCCGTGCGCACCGCCGTCACCGCGAGCCCGGATGCCCACCTCACCGAGCTGGTGCTGCGCCCAAGGCCCGCGCCCTACTAG
- a CDS encoding PhoX family protein, which produces MSIEPGRLLPLSTTHPGGRSAVTCEYRCGNACAHPAPNTSDNEYFGDVVKDMMSRRGALKAGAALAATAGGFAALSGTAAAAPGSVPPALAGKHGRPRHGIPGTDFDPVQPNTADAVTIPKGYRQDIVIRWGDQVLPGAPEFDFDNQTAAAQEQQFGYNNDFVGLIPQDRLGWFNLLVVNHEYTAETQMFPAGSYDRENPTEEQVKIAWAAHGLSVVQTVRELSGGLRVLPSWRNRRITINTEFELRGPAAGSKYLKTSADPSGKKVFGTQNNCAGGVTPWGTVLSGEENFHQYFANGGQVTDPVRRERLARYGLRGGETSRKWERFDKRWDVAEEPNECHRFGWVVEIDPHDPNSTPVKHTALGRFKHEAANVKIAKDGRVVVYSGDDERFDYIYKFVSNGKYKKGQSRHARRHNSALLDDGTLYVARFTGDSPASEIDGSGTLPSDGEFDGTGEWIPLASGNRSFVDGFTAEEVYVFTRLAADKAGATKMDRPEDIEPNPVNGRIYAALTNNSDRGAAGKEAADEANPRNGNRNGHVLEWEEDRGDAASTSFSWRLLLVCGDPAEADTYFGGFPKDQVSPISCPDNVAFDGYGNLWVSTDGNTLGSNDGLFSVPVEGKERGYVKQFLTVPVGAETCGPVVTDNLVLVAVQHPGEGGSPADPLSHWPDGGDSQPRPAIVAVWRQGWWGFPGKIGCR; this is translated from the coding sequence GTGTCCATCGAGCCTGGGCGACTACTGCCCCTCTCGACCACCCACCCAGGTGGCCGCTCCGCGGTCACCTGCGAGTACCGCTGCGGCAACGCGTGCGCCCACCCGGCGCCCAACACCTCGGACAACGAGTATTTCGGCGATGTCGTGAAAGACATGATGTCCCGGCGTGGCGCGCTCAAGGCAGGTGCCGCGCTCGCCGCGACCGCCGGTGGGTTCGCCGCGCTCTCCGGAACCGCGGCCGCGGCCCCCGGTTCGGTGCCCCCCGCGCTGGCCGGTAAGCACGGCAGGCCGCGGCACGGCATCCCCGGCACCGACTTCGACCCGGTGCAGCCGAACACCGCCGACGCGGTGACCATCCCCAAGGGCTACCGGCAGGACATCGTCATCCGCTGGGGCGACCAGGTGCTGCCCGGCGCGCCGGAGTTCGACTTCGACAACCAGACCGCGGCGGCGCAGGAGCAGCAGTTCGGCTACAACAACGACTTCGTCGGGCTGATCCCGCAGGACCGGCTCGGCTGGTTCAACCTGCTGGTGGTCAACCACGAGTACACCGCGGAGACGCAGATGTTCCCCGCGGGCAGCTACGACCGGGAGAACCCGACCGAGGAGCAGGTCAAGATCGCCTGGGCCGCGCACGGCCTGAGCGTGGTGCAGACCGTGCGCGAGCTCAGCGGCGGCCTGCGGGTGCTGCCCAGCTGGCGCAACCGGCGGATCACCATCAACACCGAGTTCGAGCTGCGCGGCCCCGCAGCGGGTTCGAAGTACCTGAAGACCTCCGCGGACCCGAGCGGCAAGAAGGTCTTCGGCACCCAGAACAACTGCGCCGGTGGCGTCACCCCGTGGGGCACCGTGCTCTCCGGCGAGGAGAACTTCCACCAGTACTTCGCCAACGGGGGCCAGGTCACCGACCCGGTGCGGCGGGAACGCCTTGCCCGGTACGGCCTGCGCGGCGGCGAGACCAGCCGCAAGTGGGAGCGGTTCGACAAGCGCTGGGACGTGGCCGAGGAGCCGAACGAGTGCCACCGGTTCGGCTGGGTGGTCGAGATCGACCCGCACGACCCGAACTCGACCCCGGTCAAGCACACCGCGCTCGGCCGGTTCAAGCACGAGGCGGCCAACGTCAAGATCGCCAAGGACGGCCGGGTGGTCGTGTACTCCGGCGACGACGAGCGCTTCGACTACATCTACAAGTTCGTCTCCAACGGCAAGTACAAGAAGGGTCAGAGCAGGCACGCCCGCAGGCACAACTCCGCCCTGCTGGACGATGGCACCCTGTACGTCGCGCGGTTCACCGGCGACTCCCCGGCGAGCGAGATCGACGGCTCCGGCACGCTGCCATCGGACGGCGAGTTCGATGGCACCGGGGAGTGGATCCCGTTGGCCAGCGGCAACAGGTCCTTTGTGGACGGGTTCACCGCGGAGGAGGTCTACGTCTTCACCCGGCTGGCCGCGGACAAGGCGGGCGCCACCAAGATGGACCGGCCCGAGGACATCGAGCCGAACCCGGTGAACGGCCGGATCTACGCGGCGCTGACCAACAACTCCGACCGCGGCGCCGCGGGCAAGGAGGCCGCGGACGAGGCCAACCCGCGCAACGGCAACCGCAACGGGCACGTGCTGGAGTGGGAGGAGGACCGTGGGGATGCGGCGTCCACCAGCTTCTCCTGGCGGCTGCTGCTGGTCTGCGGTGACCCGGCCGAGGCCGACACCTACTTCGGCGGTTTCCCCAAGGACCAGGTCAGCCCGATCTCCTGCCCGGACAACGTGGCCTTCGACGGCTACGGCAACCTGTGGGTCTCCACCGACGGCAACACGCTCGGCTCGAACGACGGCCTGTTCTCGGTGCCGGTGGAGGGCAAGGAACGCGGGTACGTCAAGCAGTTCCTCACCGTGCCGGTCGGCGCGGAGACCTGCGGGCCGGTGGTGACCGACAACCTGGTCCTGGTCGCCGTGCAGCACCCCGGCGAGGGCGGCAGCCCGGCCGACCCGCTGTCGCACTGGCCGGACGGCGGCGACTCGCAGCCCCGCCCCGCCATCGTCGCGGTGTGGCGCCAGGGCTGGTGGGGCTTCCCCGGCAAGATCGGCTGCCGCTGA
- a CDS encoding MFS transporter codes for MSAGHASLLEAVKGQPRQVWITAFAAVIAFMGIGLVDPILLSIAEGLDATPAQVTLLFSAYLGVQVVAMLVTGAASARFGAKRTVLTGLSLIVLATALCTVAGSIEQLVGLRAVWGLGNAFFIATALSVIVGAAAGGQAGAILLYEAALGVGLSVGPLLGAVLGSISWRGPFLGTAVLMASALVLCVTFLRSDAGERRPPVRLLDPLRALRHGGLLRTSIGSALYTAAFFVVLAWSPFVLEWSAIAVGMVFFGWGLCVAVAGVVLAPRLAARLGERHATVLAVSGYALLMLVMAVPSKPLLVLAIIASGLVSGLLNTLFTGTAMSISPAPRPVASAGYNFCRWLGGALAATLVGHVADWFGFAQAPYLVAAVLCAVAGGLLAIRDRAPDPHTVPAGAALLGEEF; via the coding sequence CGTTCATGGGGATCGGGCTGGTCGACCCGATCCTGCTGTCCATTGCCGAGGGGCTGGATGCCACGCCGGCCCAGGTCACCCTGCTGTTCTCCGCCTACCTCGGGGTGCAGGTGGTCGCCATGCTGGTCACCGGAGCGGCCAGCGCACGGTTCGGGGCGAAGCGGACCGTGCTCACCGGGCTGTCCCTGATCGTGCTGGCCACCGCGCTGTGCACGGTGGCCGGTTCCATCGAGCAACTGGTCGGCCTGCGCGCGGTCTGGGGGCTGGGCAACGCCTTCTTCATCGCGACCGCGCTTTCCGTGATCGTCGGCGCCGCCGCCGGTGGGCAGGCAGGCGCCATCCTGCTCTACGAGGCCGCGCTCGGGGTCGGCCTCTCGGTTGGCCCGCTGCTGGGTGCGGTACTCGGCAGCATCTCCTGGCGCGGGCCCTTCCTCGGCACGGCCGTGCTGATGGCGAGCGCGCTGGTGCTCTGCGTCACCTTCCTGCGCAGCGACGCGGGCGAGCGGCGGCCCCCGGTCCGGCTGCTCGACCCGCTGCGGGCGCTGCGGCACGGCGGCCTGCTGCGTACCTCGATCGGCTCCGCGCTGTACACCGCCGCCTTCTTCGTGGTGCTCGCCTGGTCCCCGTTCGTGCTGGAGTGGAGTGCCATCGCCGTGGGCATGGTGTTCTTCGGCTGGGGGCTGTGCGTGGCGGTCGCCGGGGTGGTGCTGGCCCCGCGGCTGGCCGCCCGGCTCGGCGAGCGGCACGCCACCGTGCTCGCGGTGTCCGGTTACGCGCTGCTGATGCTGGTCATGGCGGTGCCGAGCAAACCGTTGCTGGTCCTCGCGATCATCGCCAGCGGGCTGGTGTCCGGGCTGCTGAACACCCTGTTCACCGGCACCGCGATGTCGATCAGCCCGGCCCCGCGGCCGGTGGCCAGTGCGGGCTACAACTTCTGCCGCTGGCTCGGCGGCGCACTGGCCGCGACCCTGGTCGGGCATGTCGCGGACTGGTTCGGCTTCGCGCAGGCGCCCTACCTGGTGGCGGCCGTGCTCTGTGCCGTGGCCGGTGGCCTGCTGGCCATCCGGGACCGCGCCCCCGATCCGCACACCGTGCCCGCCGGTGCCGCACTGCTCGGCGAGGAGTTCTGA